Proteins encoded together in one Psychrobacter sanguinis window:
- a CDS encoding DUF4298 domain-containing protein, producing the protein MSKYDPQQLQQKFEQWHKLRLEQLEAQKNWLEAEALYSELKEYYLSPQWMTDREQDLELQYSGDAHSLLSEDALWDMLSERDELAKRWMRLGLDALDKQ; encoded by the coding sequence ATGTCAAAATATGACCCTCAACAATTACAACAAAAATTTGAGCAGTGGCACAAACTACGCCTTGAGCAATTAGAAGCACAAAAAAATTGGCTAGAAGCAGAAGCCTTATATAGCGAGTTAAAAGAGTATTACTTAAGCCCACAGTGGATGACAGACCGCGAACAAGATTTAGAGCTTCAGTATTCTGGAGACGCTCATTCCTTGTTAAGCGAAGATGCCTTATGGGACATGCTATCAGAGCGAGATGAGTTAGCAAAACGGTGGATGCGTCTGGGTTTGGATGCCCTCGATAAGCAATAG
- a CDS encoding sulfite exporter TauE/SafE family protein translates to MMIVWFLVAGAFAGLCAGLFGIGGGMIIVPALVWIFTAYGYSPEIIAHMAVGTSLATIVVTSISSLTAHNKRGGVRWDVWKNMAIGLVVGSLVGAAIADQIHGLMLQALIGGGALLVAFKMLFLSNKENLGKPLPSAPVQVAAGSGIGMASSIFGIGGGSLTVPFLTWAGLPMRQAVGTSAACGLPIALAGAAGFAWFGQNVSELPEGAVGFVHVIGFICISIASFITAKLGAKWAHQLPAATLKKAFGGLLVIAGSQLLWSGLSGMNIV, encoded by the coding sequence ATGATGATAGTTTGGTTTTTAGTGGCTGGCGCTTTTGCAGGTCTATGTGCAGGGTTATTTGGTATTGGAGGCGGCATGATTATTGTGCCTGCTCTGGTATGGATTTTTACGGCTTATGGGTATTCTCCAGAAATCATTGCACATATGGCAGTCGGCACATCTCTGGCCACTATCGTTGTCACTTCCATTAGCTCGTTAACTGCTCATAACAAGCGAGGTGGAGTACGCTGGGATGTCTGGAAAAATATGGCCATTGGCTTGGTGGTCGGTAGTCTAGTAGGTGCCGCTATCGCTGATCAAATTCATGGTCTTATGCTGCAGGCATTGATTGGTGGAGGGGCACTGTTGGTGGCCTTCAAGATGTTGTTTTTATCCAATAAAGAAAACTTGGGTAAACCTTTGCCTTCAGCACCGGTACAAGTGGCCGCGGGTTCAGGTATCGGTATGGCATCTTCTATTTTTGGTATCGGTGGGGGCAGTCTAACTGTGCCATTTCTAACTTGGGCAGGCTTACCGATGCGTCAAGCGGTCGGCACCTCAGCAGCCTGTGGTCTACCGATTGCCCTAGCAGGGGCTGCTGGATTTGCTTGGTTTGGTCAAAATGTTTCTGAGTTACCAGAAGGGGCGGTGGGCTTCGTCCATGTTATTGGGTTTATCTGTATTTCGATTGCCAGCTTTATTACTGCCAAGTTAGGGGCCAAGTGGGCACACCAATTGCCTGCAGCTACTTTAAAGAAAGCTTTTGGGGGATTGCTAGTGATTGCAGGAAGTCAGCTATTATGGTCGGGGCTATCGGGTATGAATATCGTTTAA
- a CDS encoding biotin--[acetyl-CoA-carboxylase] ligase: MYSYSNFIINQPIAHHHLEVCSSTNSELMQSVNTAKIDPSQPYMLTAGMQTAGRGQRARTWQSPIGNIYLSLYHPLQVPLSGLLSLVVGFHLTRLPIIQQINRQRRTVGLPSVGVKWANDIGYYDVRPSSQPPTQPADQILPQPLRTDRSSFNKLAGILIEPVLTDNQITGVIVGVGINIEAAPLLSETTKEGMDYQAISLTQIIEETQLAHNRQGDKNHINTGLKNTAVAFPRADDLYRPVSATILRAINQFMTFKQDPYSLTEFIKDYSAVNVLAGHQVQITQQSLITTKQVGADTAPQVFEPQILEGKVTGINADGSLQLQSNNEVGMINVYTGTIRVI; the protein is encoded by the coding sequence ATGTATTCTTATTCAAACTTCATTATCAATCAGCCTATTGCTCATCATCATTTAGAAGTGTGCAGTTCAACCAACAGCGAGCTGATGCAAAGTGTCAATACAGCAAAGATTGACCCCTCTCAACCCTATATGTTGACTGCAGGTATGCAAACGGCTGGCCGTGGCCAACGAGCCCGAACTTGGCAATCGCCGATTGGCAATATCTACCTGTCTCTATATCACCCTTTGCAAGTACCCTTGTCGGGACTGTTGTCGTTGGTGGTCGGCTTTCATCTGACGCGCCTGCCTATTATTCAGCAAATTAACCGTCAACGCCGTACTGTTGGTCTGCCTAGTGTTGGGGTCAAATGGGCGAACGATATTGGCTATTATGACGTGCGTCCCTCTAGTCAACCACCCACTCAGCCCGCTGACCAAATCTTGCCTCAGCCCTTACGTACTGATCGCAGCAGTTTTAATAAACTGGCTGGTATTTTGATTGAGCCAGTATTGACCGACAATCAGATTACTGGGGTTATTGTCGGGGTTGGCATAAATATCGAAGCCGCTCCCCTGTTATCTGAAACCACCAAAGAAGGAATGGACTATCAAGCCATAAGCTTAACCCAAATAATCGAAGAAACTCAGTTGGCTCACAACCGTCAAGGCGATAAGAATCATATCAATACGGGACTTAAAAATACGGCAGTAGCCTTTCCCAGAGCGGACGATTTATATCGACCGGTCAGCGCCACAATTTTGCGGGCTATAAATCAGTTTATGACTTTTAAACAAGACCCTTATAGCTTAACCGAGTTTATTAAAGACTATAGTGCAGTGAATGTGCTGGCAGGTCATCAAGTACAAATCACTCAGCAGTCTTTGATTACGACTAAACAAGTAGGCGCCGATACTGCACCACAAGTTTTTGAACCACAGATCTTAGAAGGTAAAGTGACGGGGATAAATGCAGATGGTAGTTTGCAACTTCAGTCTAACAATGAGGTGGGCATGATTAACGTCTATACGGGTACCATTCGCGTTATTTAG
- a CDS encoding NUDIX hydrolase gives MKSPIEMLSASKARHKNTHSPRFEELAVVLPEHLTQPSLKQMTQRIQQTMLGESVIDKGYKGEIGRVQAILEHLVTTPIADAAVLVLITNEVQPKVLLTRRAAHLSSHAGEVSFAGGKHDEGDGNNVVTALREACEETALPPSKAQIVGQLPPQTSKKGLAVRPIVALVEPPVTYVPELGEIARIFWGDFEQLITQPTCDYVLPYSMGGRSISIKTPCWRVDGEVVWGLTGRILANLLEVGFDREIDWYYDPVDA, from the coding sequence ATGAAATCCCCGATTGAAATGTTGTCAGCGTCAAAAGCCCGTCATAAAAATACCCATTCTCCTCGGTTTGAAGAGTTGGCTGTGGTGTTACCGGAACATCTTACTCAGCCTAGCCTAAAACAGATGACACAACGCATTCAACAGACCATGCTTGGAGAGTCAGTAATCGACAAGGGGTATAAAGGGGAGATTGGACGGGTACAAGCGATTTTAGAACATTTGGTAACCACTCCCATTGCAGATGCTGCGGTATTGGTACTCATTACCAATGAAGTACAGCCAAAGGTATTACTGACTAGGCGCGCGGCTCATTTAAGCAGTCATGCTGGCGAAGTCTCTTTTGCCGGAGGTAAGCACGATGAGGGAGATGGTAATAACGTGGTTACTGCCCTGCGTGAAGCGTGTGAGGAAACCGCATTACCACCGAGTAAAGCGCAAATCGTCGGTCAATTACCGCCACAAACCTCCAAAAAAGGACTCGCTGTACGGCCTATCGTGGCTTTGGTGGAGCCACCCGTTACCTACGTTCCTGAGCTAGGAGAAATTGCCCGTATATTCTGGGGAGATTTTGAACAGCTGATTACTCAGCCGACTTGTGATTATGTTTTACCTTACTCTATGGGTGGACGATCAATAAGTATTAAGACTCCCTGCTGGCGAGTAGATGGAGAAGTAGTTTGGGGTTTGACAGGACGAATACTGGCAAACTTACTGGAGGTAGGTTTCGACAGAGAGATTGATTGGTATTATGATCCTGTCGATGCTTAA